In the Candidatus Zixiibacteriota bacterium genome, one interval contains:
- a CDS encoding DMT family transporter: MQLAPAYLLFCVIIWGWTFVATRVCLQYLNPVELFGLRLITGLPLLVIVILAKGIKFEFTGKERRTILIGSAIITAHFLVQITGLQYTSATNTGWIIAVSPLVMAVMAYLFLKERLKRSAIVGIVVATVGILLLVSKGRLNSLAWLGSVGDWLVLISAHTWALYTIVIRDLTRTRHPLAVTIAVLAPSALVVVGYMAVNSDWSRFIHMPLDGIVAMLFLGILGLALGHWFWQEGLARIGAARAGIYLYLEPVATTVLAVPYLHEEFGPLTALGGLMVLAGVYVAEGRRSRSTPQKQD; encoded by the coding sequence ATGCAACTGGCGCCGGCGTATCTGCTCTTCTGTGTAATCATCTGGGGATGGACTTTTGTCGCTACGCGGGTGTGTCTGCAATACCTTAACCCGGTCGAGCTGTTCGGACTGCGACTCATAACCGGGCTGCCGCTTCTCGTTATCGTCATCCTCGCCAAAGGCATCAAGTTTGAGTTCACGGGCAAGGAACGAAGAACCATTCTCATCGGCTCCGCGATTATCACCGCCCACTTCCTGGTTCAGATCACCGGCCTCCAATATACCTCGGCCACCAACACCGGCTGGATTATTGCGGTCAGCCCGCTCGTCATGGCAGTGATGGCCTACCTGTTCTTGAAGGAGCGACTGAAGCGCAGTGCCATTGTAGGAATCGTGGTTGCCACAGTCGGTATCCTGCTTCTGGTCTCCAAAGGACGACTGAACTCGCTGGCCTGGCTTGGTTCGGTCGGCGACTGGCTGGTGCTCATCTCGGCCCACACCTGGGCGCTGTACACGATTGTTATCCGTGACCTCACCCGCACGCGACACCCGTTAGCAGTCACGATTGCAGTGCTGGCGCCCTCGGCGCTGGTGGTGGTCGGATACATGGCGGTCAACTCCGACTGGTCGCGGTTTATCCACATGCCCCTCGATGGAATCGTTGCCATGCTCTTTCTCGGCATTCTTGGACTGGCGCTCGGGCACTGGTTCTGGCAGGAGGGCCTGGCCCGAATAGGCGCGGCGCGAGCCGGAATCTACCTGTATCTCGAACCGGTGGCGACCACCGTGCTGGCCGTGCCGTACTTACACGAGGAATTCGGCCCGCTGACCGCGTTGGGCGGCTTGATGGTGCTGGCCGGAGTGTACGTAGCCGAGGGGCGGCGGAGCCGGTCGACACCGCAGAAACAAGACTGA
- a CDS encoding NlpC/P60 family protein, with protein sequence MDTHRDSAREWLVTTALAYLGTPYVWGGDDPSGFDCSGLVVECLKSVGLLDSVDLSADGLLVKFRDYAVAQPARGCLVFLLDRAGKARHVGICLDRWHFIEAGGGDNSVADQSAAWKRNAFVRIRPLPNPGSRRIVCDPISALKE encoded by the coding sequence GTGGATACTCATCGTGATTCCGCCCGCGAGTGGCTCGTAACAACCGCGCTGGCTTACCTGGGCACACCCTATGTTTGGGGAGGCGATGACCCCTCCGGGTTCGACTGTTCCGGTCTTGTTGTAGAGTGCCTGAAGTCAGTCGGTTTGCTGGACTCTGTAGATCTTTCAGCCGACGGCCTTCTTGTGAAGTTTCGTGATTATGCAGTCGCGCAGCCTGCGCGGGGCTGTCTCGTCTTTCTACTGGACCGGGCCGGCAAGGCGCGCCATGTCGGTATCTGTCTGGACCGGTGGCACTTTATCGAAGCGGGCGGAGGCGACAACAGCGTCGCTGATCAGTCCGCAGCATGGAAGCGCAACGCTTTTGTCCGGATCAGGCCGCTCCCCAATCCCGGCTCACGACGTATTGTCTGCGATCCAATATCAGCCCTAAAGGAATGA
- a CDS encoding PTS sugar transporter subunit IIA produces MKLSRYLTEDLIKLEMETVIEPPAEGASLAKWREDSKRMIINELVSLLENGARIGNRTKLVTDFVNREKKATTGIGHGVAIPHIRSLQAKDLMLAFARSTAGYDFDSLDQKLTHLFFVMAAPPYDDALYLKVFKSLSQMLQRESFREELMHVTSPGEVIRAIKAME; encoded by the coding sequence ATGAAGTTGTCGCGGTATTTGACAGAAGACCTGATCAAACTCGAGATGGAGACGGTGATCGAACCGCCCGCCGAGGGGGCATCGCTGGCCAAGTGGCGGGAGGACAGCAAGCGGATGATTATCAACGAGTTGGTCTCGCTTCTGGAAAACGGCGCGCGGATCGGCAACCGCACCAAATTGGTTACCGATTTTGTCAACCGCGAGAAGAAGGCCACCACCGGAATCGGTCACGGGGTGGCAATCCCGCACATTCGCTCGCTTCAGGCGAAAGATTTGATGCTGGCGTTCGCACGCTCTACTGCGGGATACGATTTCGACTCGCTTGATCAGAAACTCACTCATCTTTTTTTCGTCATGGCGGCTCCGCCGTATGACGATGCCCTCTACCTCAAGGTGTTCAAGAGCTTATCGCAAATGCTCCAGCGCGAGTCATTCCGCGAGGAACTGATGCATGTGACATCCCCGGGCGAGGTAATCCGCGCTATCAAGGCAATGGAATAA